The genomic region ATGCACCTCCACGATCTGGCGCATGGTGTCGGCGTCGGGGAATTTGATGAAGTGGAAGAAGCAGCGGCGCAGGAAAGCGTCGGGAAGCTCTTTCTCGTTGTTCGACGTGATGAGCACGACCGGGCGGGTTTCAGCCTTCACCGTTTGGCCCGTTTCGTAGACGAAGAACTCCATGCGATCGAGTTCCTGCAGGAGGTCGTTAGGAAACTCGATATCGGCCTTGTCGATTTCATCAATCAGCAGCACGGACCGCTTCGACGCAGCGAACGCGTCCCAGAGCTTGCCGCGCTTGATGTAGTTGGCGATGTCCCTGACGCGTTCGTCACCGAGCTGACCATCGCGCAGGCGCGAAACAGCGTCGTATTCGTAAAGGCCCTGCTGGGCTTTCGTCGTCGATTTGATGTGCCACTCGATCAGCGGCGCATCGAGCGCCTTCGCGACTTCGGCGGCGAGGACCGATTTGCCCGTTCCCGGTTCGCCCTTGATGAGGAGGGGCCGTTCGAGACGGATGGCGGCGTTGACGGCGACCTTGAGGTCGGGCGTTGCGACGTATGCGGAGGTGCCTTCGAAGTTCATGATCCTGTCTTGGCGGGGTTCGGGCGCGTGGGCAAGGTGACCGAAGCGCACTCCTCGGCATCAGACTGTGGGGAGAGGGTGACAGTCGGGCGTCTGCTGATGTGACATAACAATATGTTTTTACTGGAAAAAGTCGGACATATCAAAATTTATCAAGGCTTCGTCTCGTGCTTGACTCGGAGGCCTTCGCGCATAGATAAGGGTCGGCCGGATGAGGCCGACTCAGGTCAGACCTTCGGCGGAGGATGATCGGCTCGAGCGAACGCAGCCTCTGGAGAGGCGGACGATGAGCAAGGCAATCGGAACGAGGGCCGCGAAGTCGAAAGCGGCCGCAAAGAAATCCGCAGCCAAGAGCAGCGGGCCGCCCAAGAATGGGGCCAAGAACAAGGCTTCCCCAGCCGGCGCGTCCACGCCGGCCAAGGCCGCAAAGCCGGCTGCAGCAAAAATTAAGGTGGCAAAGACCGCTACAAAGGGTACGCCGACGAAAGCCGCGACGGGGAAGATCGCCCAGATCGTTCATAAGGCGGCCGTTGGCAAGGTACCGCCGCAGAAAGCTACTCCGGCGAAAGTACCGGCGCGAAC from Hyphomicrobium sp. MC1 harbors:
- a CDS encoding MoxR family ATPase, which translates into the protein MNFEGTSAYVATPDLKVAVNAAIRLERPLLIKGEPGTGKSVLAAEVAKALDAPLIEWHIKSTTKAQQGLYEYDAVSRLRDGQLGDERVRDIANYIKRGKLWDAFAASKRSVLLIDEIDKADIEFPNDLLQELDRMEFFVYETGQTVKAETRPVVLITSNNEKELPDAFLRRCFFHFIKFPDADTMRQIVEVHFPGLKNQLVNDALRVFYELRDVPGLKKKPSTSELLDWLKLLLHEDIDPSLLRESDPRKLVPPLAGALIKNEQDAHLLERLAFMTRRRGE